In Aliamphritea ceti, a single window of DNA contains:
- a CDS encoding MGMT family protein, protein MAVNEMHQRVWQVLGQIPAGKVVTYGQVAELAGLPGQSRMVGRCLGKLPEGSQLPWHRVINSQGKISLPVGSESYDCQVGRLQEEGVAVINGRIKLSVYRWQP, encoded by the coding sequence ATGGCTGTAAATGAAATGCATCAGCGGGTCTGGCAGGTATTAGGTCAGATTCCGGCTGGTAAGGTTGTAACTTACGGACAGGTAGCGGAGCTGGCTGGATTGCCGGGCCAGTCACGAATGGTTGGTCGTTGCCTGGGGAAGTTGCCGGAAGGTTCTCAGTTGCCCTGGCACCGGGTTATTAATTCTCAGGGCAAGATTTCTTTACCGGTCGGAAGTGAGTCTTATGACTGTCAGGTAGGGCGTCTGCAAGAGGAAGGTGTAGCGGTTATAAATGGTCGTATAAAGTTGTCGGTGTATCGTTGGCAGCCCTGA
- a CDS encoding YfcL family protein, whose translation MNAYKTHAEAVYQQLLSMEACAASEQLFTYSYLLGHISLVSSAEGDTVEEFMSGVEHSLAEAFKVDHLEDTDKEDILNVWQQLNAAS comes from the coding sequence ATGAACGCATACAAAACTCACGCCGAAGCTGTGTATCAGCAACTACTTAGCATGGAAGCCTGCGCAGCAAGCGAACAGCTTTTCACGTACAGCTATCTGTTAGGGCACATTAGCCTGGTTAGTAGCGCAGAAGGCGATACAGTTGAGGAATTCATGTCCGGCGTTGAACACAGCCTTGCCGAAGCATTTAAAGTTGATCACCTTGAAGATACTGATAAAGAAGACATTCTGAATGTCTGGCAACAGCTAAACGCAGCCAGTTAA
- a CDS encoding DUF3108 domain-containing protein — protein MPFSFRRTFKKTATQISILCLIALPLSAVHSAGVQVKPYKAVYASEWDLGFSLSGEAVRQLQQIESGWQLSLNASAMVASLSESSKLRFTPEGVEPQSYRYQRKVLGKKRRAELDFDWQNSLVSNPISDTPQQMEIPLGTLDKLSYQLQLRLDLINKRDKLEYQVADGDRLKTYRFIHEGEETVETALGNFQAVKLRRDRGSDSKRETWIWFAPELNYQLVKLLQTETDGKSYSLVIKALN, from the coding sequence ATGCCATTCAGTTTCCGCCGCACATTTAAAAAAACAGCCACACAAATCTCTATTTTATGCCTGATAGCTCTGCCTTTATCTGCCGTACACAGTGCCGGAGTACAGGTAAAGCCCTATAAAGCAGTGTATGCATCTGAATGGGATCTTGGCTTTTCTCTTAGCGGCGAAGCGGTACGACAACTCCAGCAAATAGAAAGCGGCTGGCAATTAAGTCTGAACGCAAGCGCAATGGTTGCCAGCCTGAGCGAAAGCAGTAAGTTACGTTTCACCCCGGAAGGCGTTGAACCGCAAAGCTATCGCTACCAACGTAAAGTACTGGGCAAAAAACGCCGCGCAGAACTGGACTTTGACTGGCAAAACAGCCTGGTAAGCAATCCGATCAGCGATACCCCACAGCAAATGGAAATCCCTCTAGGTACACTGGATAAGCTTAGCTACCAGCTGCAACTCCGTCTTGACCTGATCAACAAACGCGACAAGCTGGAATATCAGGTAGCAGATGGCGACCGCTTAAAAACCTATCGCTTTATCCACGAAGGCGAAGAAACTGTAGAAACAGCTTTAGGTAACTTCCAGGCAGTAAAACTGCGCCGCGACAGAGGCTCAGACAGCAAACGGGAAACATGGATCTGGTTCGCACCGGAACTGAATTACCAGTTAGTTAAACTGTTACAAACGGAAACCGACGGCAAGAGCTACTCCCTGGTAATCAAAGCACTGAACTGA
- the purN gene encoding phosphoribosylglycinamide formyltransferase, protein MTSTMTSAAKRIVVLISGSGSNLQAIIDAVNAQRINGNIQMVISNKDDAYGLERARQADIPGCVIRHTDYSDRDSFDQALIAEIDSHSPDLVILAGFMRIFTPEFVNRYSDRMLNIHPSLLPKFKGLNTHQRALDDAEAQHGCTVHFVTEELDGGPLAIQAAIDILPEDNASTLQQRVHRQEHNIYPLAVEWFCNDRLQLISGQVQLDGISLDSQGYQYTE, encoded by the coding sequence ATGACCAGCACAATGACCTCTGCAGCAAAACGAATCGTTGTCCTGATTTCAGGTAGCGGCTCCAATCTGCAAGCCATTATTGATGCCGTTAATGCACAGCGCATTAACGGCAACATACAAATGGTCATCAGTAATAAAGATGATGCATACGGCCTGGAACGGGCCCGTCAGGCAGATATCCCTGGCTGCGTTATCCGTCACACAGATTACTCTGACCGTGACAGCTTTGATCAGGCACTGATTGCTGAAATTGACAGCCATTCACCTGACTTAGTAATCCTCGCTGGCTTCATGCGTATTTTCACGCCGGAATTCGTCAACCGCTATTCCGACCGGATGCTCAACATCCACCCTTCTCTGCTACCCAAGTTCAAGGGGCTCAACACCCACCAACGCGCACTCGATGATGCAGAAGCACAACATGGCTGCACCGTACACTTTGTGACGGAAGAACTGGATGGTGGCCCTCTGGCTATTCAGGCAGCAATAGATATTTTGCCTGAAGATAACGCCAGCACACTGCAGCAGCGGGTACATCGTCAGGAACATAATATTTATCCGTTAGCAGTAGAATGGTTCTGCAATGATCGCTTGCAACTGATTTCAGGACAGGTTCAGCTCGACGGCATCAGTCTGGACAGCCAGGGTTATCAATACACGGAGTAA
- the purM gene encoding phosphoribosylformylglycinamidine cyclo-ligase, whose protein sequence is MSTTDNTSISYKDAGVDIDAGNALVDRIKGVAKRTARPEVMGGLGGFGALCEIPAGYKQPVLVSGTDGVGTKLRLAMDLNKHDTIGIDLVAMCVNDLVVAGAEPLFFLDYYATGKLNIDIAADVVSGIGKGCELAGAALVGGETAEMPGMYEGEDYDLAGFCTGVVEKADIIDGTKVSIGDAIIGLPSSGPHSNGYSLIRKIIEVRGADLSGEVDGKPLTEALLEPTRIYVKPLLELIKKSQVNALSHITGGGLLENIPRVLPESAKAVIDTQSWVMPEVFRWIQQLGNVENREMYRTLNCGVGMVVVVPADKADATLQILQDAGESPWVIGHIASANANEEQVELLGVES, encoded by the coding sequence CGTTGCTAAACGCACAGCCCGACCTGAAGTAATGGGCGGCCTGGGCGGCTTCGGAGCCCTGTGTGAAATCCCTGCTGGCTACAAACAGCCAGTTCTGGTTTCAGGTACCGACGGTGTCGGCACCAAGTTACGCCTGGCAATGGATCTGAACAAACATGACACCATCGGCATCGACCTGGTTGCTATGTGCGTTAACGATCTTGTTGTTGCTGGCGCAGAGCCTCTCTTCTTCCTCGACTACTATGCCACTGGCAAGCTGAACATAGACATAGCTGCGGACGTAGTTTCCGGAATTGGCAAAGGTTGTGAACTGGCCGGTGCAGCCCTGGTTGGCGGCGAGACTGCAGAAATGCCTGGTATGTACGAAGGCGAAGACTATGATCTGGCAGGATTCTGCACCGGTGTTGTCGAGAAAGCTGACATCATTGACGGCACTAAGGTAAGCATCGGTGATGCTATCATCGGCCTGCCATCTTCCGGCCCTCACTCAAATGGCTACTCTCTGATCCGTAAGATCATCGAAGTACGTGGCGCAGATCTGAGCGGTGAAGTAGACGGTAAACCTCTGACAGAAGCTCTGCTGGAACCAACCCGTATTTACGTTAAACCATTGCTGGAATTGATTAAAAAGAGCCAGGTTAATGCCCTGTCTCACATCACTGGCGGTGGCCTGCTGGAAAACATTCCACGTGTTCTGCCAGAAAGCGCTAAAGCCGTTATTGATACTCAGTCATGGGTCATGCCTGAAGTATTCCGCTGGATTCAGCAACTGGGCAACGTTGAAAACCGTGAAATGTACCGCACACTGAACTGCGGTGTAGGCATGGTTGTCGTAGTACCTGCTGATAAAGCTGATGCAACCCTGCAGATTCTGCAAGATGCCGGTGAAAGCCCATGGGTGATTGGCCATATCGCCAGCGCCAACGCTAACGAAGAACAGGTTGAATTGCTGGGTGTGGAGTCTTAA